Proteins encoded in a region of the Ziziphus jujuba cultivar Dongzao chromosome 3, ASM3175591v1 genome:
- the LOC107404040 gene encoding aquaporin SIP1-1-like: protein MGAIKAAIGDTVLTFMWVFCASCLGVLTSFIANIVGVQGSLWPSLFITTVLVFLLVFIFTLIGDALGGASFNPTGTASFYAAGLGPDTLFSMALRFPAQALGAVGGALAIREVMPIQYKHMLGGPSLKVDLHTGAIAEGVLTFVISFAVLVIILRGPSSPLLKTWFLAVATVAMVTAGSPYTGPSMNPANAFGWAYVNNWHNTWEQFYVYWICPFIGAVLAAWIFRIVFPAPAPVKQKKA from the exons atggGTGCCATAAAGGCCGCCATTGGAGACACTGTGCTCACTTTCATGTGGGTGTTCTGCGCATCGTGTCTGGGAGTTCTCACCAGCTTTATTGCAAATATTGTCGGGGTTCAGGGCTCGCTTTGGCCCTCCCTCTTCATCACCACTGTCCTTGTCTTCCTCCTCGTCTTCATCTTCACCTTGATCGGCGATGCCCTTGGTGGGGCCAGCTTCAACCCCACAGGCACTGCCTCCTTTTACGCCGCCGGCCTCGGCCCCGACACCCTCTTCTCCATGGCCCTTCGTTTTCCTGCTCag GCACTGGGAGCTGTGGGTGGCGCTCTAGCCATCAGGGAGGTGATGCCTATACAGTACAAGCACATGCTTGGAGGGCCTTCTTTGAAGGTTGACTTGCATACTGGAGCCATTGCTGAGGGGGTTTTGACTTTCGTGATAAGCTTTGCTGTCCTTGTAATTATACTTAGGGGTCCCAGTAGCCCACTCTTGAAAACCTGGTTCCTTGCTGTGGCTACTGTGGCTATGGTGACTGCAGGTTCTCCATACACTGGACCTTCCATGAATCCTGCCAAT GCTTTTGGTTGGGCATATGTAAATAATTGGCACAACACATGGGaacaattttatgtttattggATATGTCCGTTCATAGGAGCAGTATTAGCTGCTTGGATCTTCCGTATTGTGTTTCCAGCACCAGCACCGGTCAAACAGAAGAAAGCGTGA